The Paraburkholderia sp. SOS3 genome includes a region encoding these proteins:
- a CDS encoding FAD-dependent monooxygenase, with translation MAAAWFDMPPVLIVGAGPTGLAAAMSLARARIPVRLIDKAARPDPHSRAIGIQARTLELLEQHRLIEPFLDLGHRARAANLYSNGQRLARLDFDPLQTRYPYMLFLDQSVTERLLTAHLATLGVEIERGVELAMFSQGAAGINATLQRSNGHTETLHPSYMIAADGAHSGIRHRLAMNFAGRTFEQTFLLADLMADTDWPDDEFHIFASGDGLAALFPMGKGRYRLIADHPALDGASAADTAHASTDAHASSTQEASTQEASLDAASLEAAAHGAASHAAEHGAASTESHTPPQSGDPHLPHAGLDPPGSPAGRHAQHAAPAPTLDACRTLAATRVHHPLALTDLRWSGYFHVNSRMVEQLRVGRVFLAGDSAHVHSPAGAQGMNTGMQEAFNLGWKIARVLSGGAPERLLDTYHLERHPIEREVLRQSSFMTHMAEADHGPLKLLRDRVMPVLASLGPLRDAARLQISELAIQYRRSPLTLERVLDGGPRAGERAPDALVHVVDGPLGRAPGTGCVFDLHDPAFFSLFVLVAPETAAGVPHDKPEPALRRKPVRAADIDRFVADVDALLPGAVRTWRVTDALGEGGPALAESYGRTRPCFYLVRPDGYVCARGRVSSDLHGLLRHCEAWFAKGVEPQPPTPLT, from the coding sequence ATGGCCGCCGCATGGTTCGACATGCCACCGGTGCTGATCGTCGGCGCGGGTCCCACGGGCCTCGCTGCGGCGATGAGCCTTGCCCGCGCGCGCATCCCGGTACGGTTGATCGACAAGGCAGCGCGTCCCGATCCGCATTCGCGCGCGATCGGCATTCAGGCGCGCACGCTCGAACTGCTCGAACAGCATCGGCTGATCGAGCCGTTTCTCGATCTCGGTCATCGCGCGCGAGCGGCGAATCTGTATTCGAACGGGCAACGGCTTGCGCGGCTCGATTTCGACCCGCTGCAAACGCGTTATCCGTACATGCTGTTTCTCGATCAGTCCGTGACCGAGCGTCTCCTGACCGCGCATCTCGCGACGCTCGGCGTCGAGATCGAACGCGGCGTCGAGCTCGCGATGTTTTCGCAGGGCGCGGCCGGCATCAATGCGACGCTGCAACGCTCGAATGGCCACACGGAGACGCTGCATCCGTCATACATGATCGCTGCCGACGGCGCGCATAGCGGCATCCGCCACCGGCTCGCGATGAACTTCGCGGGCAGGACGTTCGAGCAGACCTTCCTGCTCGCCGACCTGATGGCCGATACGGACTGGCCCGACGACGAGTTCCATATCTTCGCGTCGGGCGACGGGCTGGCCGCGCTTTTCCCGATGGGAAAGGGCCGCTACCGGCTGATCGCCGATCATCCCGCGCTCGACGGCGCGTCCGCCGCGGACACTGCGCATGCATCGACTGACGCGCATGCGTCGTCAACTCAGGAAGCGTCAACTCAGGAAGCGTCCCTTGATGCAGCGTCCCTTGAAGCAGCCGCGCACGGCGCTGCGTCGCATGCGGCGGAGCACGGCGCGGCATCGACGGAATCGCACACGCCACCTCAGTCCGGCGATCCGCACCTTCCGCATGCGGGTCTTGATCCACCCGGTTCGCCCGCGGGACGGCACGCGCAACACGCCGCGCCCGCGCCGACACTCGATGCATGCCGCACGCTCGCGGCGACGCGCGTTCATCACCCGCTTGCGCTAACCGATCTCAGGTGGTCCGGCTACTTCCATGTGAATAGCCGCATGGTCGAGCAACTGCGCGTCGGCCGCGTGTTTCTCGCCGGCGACTCGGCGCACGTGCATAGCCCGGCGGGCGCGCAGGGCATGAATACCGGCATGCAGGAAGCGTTCAACCTGGGCTGGAAGATCGCGCGCGTACTGAGCGGCGGCGCGCCGGAGCGCCTGCTCGATACGTACCACCTCGAGCGCCATCCGATCGAGCGCGAAGTGCTTCGGCAATCGAGCTTCATGACACATATGGCCGAGGCCGATCATGGCCCGCTGAAGCTGCTGCGCGACCGCGTGATGCCGGTGCTCGCGTCGCTCGGCCCATTGCGCGACGCGGCGCGCCTGCAGATCAGCGAGCTTGCGATCCAGTACCGGCGCAGTCCGTTGACGCTCGAACGGGTGCTCGACGGCGGCCCGCGTGCCGGCGAGCGCGCGCCCGATGCGCTCGTGCATGTCGTCGATGGGCCGCTTGGTCGGGCGCCGGGCACTGGTTGCGTATTCGACCTGCACGATCCGGCGTTTTTCTCGCTGTTCGTGCTGGTCGCGCCCGAAACCGCCGCCGGGGTGCCGCACGACAAACCGGAACCGGCGCTGCGCCGCAAGCCGGTGCGCGCGGCAGACATCGACCGTTTTGTCGCCGACGTCGACGCGTTGCTGCCGGGCGCCGTGCGCACCTGGCGCGTGACCGATGCGCTCGGCGAGGGCGGGCCGGCGCTTGCCGAATCGTATGGCCGCACGCGCCCGTGTTTCTACCTCGTGCGGCCCGATGGCTATGTCTGTGCACGCGGCCGCGTGTCGTCCGACCTGCACGGTTTGCTGCGGCATTGCGAGGCGTGGTTCGCGAAGGGTGTCGAGCCGCAGCCGCCCACGCCGCTCACCTGA
- a CDS encoding cation diffusion facilitator family transporter translates to MKYTPSSRQPDAALNGPEDPGRGAHRHDGACDHASHEHAASGGADHGHAHSHDGLSHDHPAHSHSHTDGHASHGSHSHGGGSHSHGGGSHSHGHYHHAPVEGHGRAFALAVALNVTIVVVQAIYGVLAHSTALLADAGHNLSDVLGLLLAWGAIQLAKRRPSARYTFGLGSSSILASLANAGLLLFACGVIVAEAIERLFNPAPVAGFDVFVVATVGMVVNGFSAWLFMRGQKEDLNIRGAFMHMVADAAVSAAVAISGLIILGTGWRWLDPVMSIVVVLVIVYGTWGLLRDSLSLAMNAVPPGVDLQRIRDYLAAQPGVTDVHDLHVWALSTTGNALSAHLVMPAGHPGDRAVDGIVAALRDDFQMHHATLQVDMGTTEHRCTLDHPPGAKA, encoded by the coding sequence ATGAAATACACCCCCAGTTCCCGGCAGCCCGACGCGGCGCTGAACGGTCCCGAAGACCCGGGCCGCGGCGCGCATCGCCACGACGGGGCGTGCGATCACGCGTCGCATGAGCATGCCGCGAGCGGCGGCGCCGACCACGGGCACGCCCATTCGCATGACGGCCTTTCGCACGACCACCCGGCCCATAGCCATTCGCACACCGATGGTCACGCATCGCACGGCTCGCATAGCCACGGCGGCGGCTCGCACAGCCACGGCGGCGGCTCGCACAGCCACGGCCACTATCACCACGCCCCGGTCGAAGGCCACGGCCGCGCGTTCGCGCTCGCGGTCGCGCTGAACGTGACCATCGTCGTCGTGCAGGCCATCTACGGCGTGCTCGCGCATTCGACGGCCCTGCTTGCCGACGCCGGTCACAATCTTTCGGACGTGCTCGGCCTGCTGCTCGCCTGGGGCGCGATCCAGCTTGCGAAACGCCGCCCGTCCGCGCGCTATACGTTCGGCCTCGGCAGCTCGTCGATCCTCGCGTCGCTCGCGAACGCGGGCCTGCTGCTGTTCGCGTGCGGCGTGATCGTCGCGGAGGCGATCGAGCGCCTGTTCAATCCGGCGCCCGTCGCAGGATTCGATGTGTTCGTCGTCGCGACCGTCGGAATGGTCGTCAATGGTTTTTCCGCATGGCTCTTCATGCGCGGCCAGAAGGAAGACCTGAACATCCGCGGCGCCTTCATGCACATGGTTGCGGATGCGGCGGTCTCGGCGGCCGTCGCCATCAGCGGCCTCATCATTCTCGGAACCGGCTGGAGGTGGCTCGACCCGGTGATGAGCATCGTCGTCGTCCTCGTGATCGTGTATGGCACGTGGGGGTTGCTGCGCGATTCGTTGTCGCTTGCGATGAACGCGGTGCCGCCCGGCGTCGATCTGCAGCGCATTCGCGACTATCTGGCGGCCCAGCCCGGCGTGACCGATGTGCACGACCTGCACGTATGGGCATTGTCGACCACCGGCAATGCGCTGTCCGCGCATCTCGTGATGCCGGCCGGACATCCAGGCGACCGGGCCGTCGACGGCATCGTCGCCGCGCTGCGCGACGATTTTCAGATGCATCACGCGACGCTGCAGGTGGACATGGGCACGACTGAACACCGTTGTACGCTCGATCATCCGCCGGGCGCGAAGGCTTGA
- a CDS encoding ArsR/SmtB family transcription factor produces the protein MPAASTVPSISADSPLPSDERVVPVADLFRLLGDPTRLRIVLACANEPRPVGAIAESLGLSQSLVSHHLRLLRAARVVRAERMGKQVFYVAADRHISGMLADMLEHVAEPISDLSRDEP, from the coding sequence ATGCCTGCCGCGTCCACTGTGCCAAGCATTTCAGCCGATTCGCCGCTTCCTTCCGATGAGCGCGTAGTGCCGGTGGCCGACCTGTTCCGTCTGCTCGGCGATCCGACGCGGCTGCGCATCGTGCTCGCGTGCGCAAACGAGCCGCGCCCGGTCGGGGCGATCGCCGAATCGCTGGGCCTGTCACAGTCGCTCGTCAGCCATCATCTGCGGCTGTTGCGCGCGGCGCGCGTCGTGCGTGCCGAGCGGATGGGCAAACAGGTGTTCTACGTTGCCGCGGACCGGCATATCAGCGGTATGCTCGCCGACATGCTCGAGCACGTGGCCGAACCGATCTCCGATCTTTCACGGGACGAGCCATGA
- a CDS encoding tetratricopeptide repeat protein, which translates to MHPVFDRAFAAHRDGRLDDAEEGYRATLEVDPVHVDALHLLGVLRHQQGQHAEAAALVKRAADLRPQDAALQLNLGNALKALGQLDDAIERFRNALTLAPSFPMAHYNLGNAYAAAGRHEDAADAFRRSLDLQPNDPSSHNNLGNALHALGQHEEAIDSFRRALELRPGHAGAHNNLGMAFNALDETEQAIAQFRAALAVEPRFVAAHFNLGNTLHAMGRFDEAAAAFEAVLALQPHLPPALFGLGNALAASGRHADALPRFERAIGFDPKFALAWLGLGTAHQALGAYAAALRAFDEALRLRPDLGLAHLHRAVSHLTLGNFERGLPEYEWRLESATSGGPMLPRWRGEPADTRTLFVHAEQGFGDTLQFVRFVPLAAARAARVVLEVQPQLVPLIAAAAQQWGVQLIAQGTPRPRADLQIPLLSLPLALGTTFDTIPARTPYLAAAPAYRRKWRGSLGGHAKRKIGLAWSGRIQKQENRAMPLAALEPLFALDGIDWIVLQPELAEAERAALAAHPRAKSIHCFGERIGDFADTAAVVERLDAVVSVDTAIAHLTGALRKPLWLMLPFSADWRWFTGDTHSPWYPGAQLVRQPRPGAWDEVVAAVALALRDDA; encoded by the coding sequence ATGCATCCAGTTTTCGACCGCGCGTTCGCGGCGCATCGTGACGGCCGCCTCGACGACGCCGAAGAAGGTTACCGCGCGACGCTCGAAGTCGATCCCGTTCACGTCGACGCACTGCATCTGCTCGGCGTGCTGCGCCACCAGCAAGGGCAACACGCCGAAGCCGCCGCGCTCGTCAAGCGCGCCGCCGACCTGCGCCCGCAGGATGCCGCGCTGCAACTGAATCTCGGCAACGCGCTGAAGGCGCTCGGGCAACTCGACGACGCGATCGAGCGCTTTCGCAATGCGCTGACGCTCGCGCCGTCGTTTCCCATGGCGCACTACAACCTCGGCAATGCGTATGCGGCGGCCGGCCGTCACGAAGACGCGGCCGACGCGTTTCGCCGCTCGCTCGACCTGCAGCCGAACGACCCGTCGTCGCACAACAACCTCGGCAACGCATTGCATGCGCTGGGCCAGCACGAGGAAGCGATCGACTCGTTTCGCCGCGCACTCGAATTGCGGCCCGGCCATGCGGGTGCACACAACAATCTCGGCATGGCGTTCAACGCGCTCGACGAAACCGAACAGGCGATCGCGCAGTTCCGCGCGGCGCTCGCCGTCGAGCCGCGCTTTGTTGCCGCGCACTTCAATCTCGGCAACACGCTGCACGCTATGGGCCGCTTCGACGAAGCGGCCGCCGCGTTCGAAGCCGTGCTCGCGCTGCAGCCACATCTGCCGCCGGCGCTGTTCGGCCTCGGCAACGCGCTCGCCGCATCGGGACGCCACGCCGATGCGCTGCCGCGCTTCGAACGCGCGATCGGCTTCGACCCGAAATTCGCGCTCGCGTGGCTCGGACTCGGCACCGCGCATCAGGCGCTCGGTGCGTACGCGGCGGCGCTGCGCGCCTTCGACGAAGCGCTGCGACTGCGACCCGATCTCGGCCTTGCGCATCTGCATCGCGCGGTCTCGCATCTGACGCTCGGGAACTTCGAGCGCGGCTTGCCCGAGTACGAATGGCGGCTCGAATCGGCCACGTCGGGCGGCCCGATGCTGCCGCGCTGGCGCGGCGAGCCCGCCGATACGCGCACGCTTTTCGTCCACGCCGAACAGGGTTTCGGCGACACGCTGCAGTTCGTGCGCTTCGTCCCGCTCGCGGCCGCGCGGGCAGCGCGCGTCGTACTGGAAGTTCAGCCCCAGCTCGTGCCGTTGATTGCGGCTGCCGCGCAGCAATGGGGTGTCCAGCTGATCGCGCAAGGCACGCCGCGGCCGCGCGCCGATCTGCAGATTCCGCTGCTAAGCCTGCCGCTCGCGCTCGGCACGACCTTCGACACGATTCCCGCGCGCACGCCCTACCTTGCCGCGGCGCCGGCATACCGGCGCAAATGGCGCGGTTCGCTCGGCGGACACGCGAAGCGCAAGATCGGTCTCGCGTGGTCAGGGCGCATCCAGAAGCAGGAAAACCGCGCGATGCCGCTGGCGGCGCTCGAGCCGTTATTCGCGCTCGACGGCATCGACTGGATCGTGCTTCAGCCCGAACTCGCCGAAGCGGAACGCGCGGCGCTCGCCGCACATCCGCGCGCGAAGTCGATTCACTGTTTCGGCGAGCGCATCGGCGATTTTGCCGATACCGCCGCGGTCGTCGAGCGGCTCGACGCCGTGGTCTCGGTCGATACGGCGATTGCGCATCTGACGGGTGCACTGCGCAAGCCGCTGTGGTTGATGCTGCCGTTCTCGGCGGACTGGCGCTGGTTCACGGGCGATACGCACAGCCCGTGGTATCCGGGCGCGCAGCTCGTGCGGCAACCGCGTCCCGGCGCATGGGACGAAGTCGTCGCGGCAGTTGCGCTCGCGCTGCGCGACGACGCGTAG
- a CDS encoding GNAT family N-acetyltransferase gives MYSTSSLSLRAASAADADLIASIHAASWQASHRGLVPEAFLDSEVVRERATYWHARIAAPGAERRLMLIAERRAQPIAFACVERQPGSTWGALLDNLHALPAHQRTGAGSLLMHAVEDWAREHGETQLCLYVLEGNAAAIRFYERRGWRLSGAEPDRVGGADITMLRYLYRLGDVPRNRAIDRPALPF, from the coding sequence ATGTATTCCACCTCTTCACTTTCGTTGCGCGCGGCGAGTGCTGCCGACGCCGATCTGATCGCTTCGATTCACGCAGCCAGTTGGCAGGCGTCTCACCGCGGGTTAGTGCCCGAAGCGTTCCTCGACAGCGAAGTCGTTCGCGAACGCGCGACCTATTGGCACGCGCGGATCGCGGCGCCCGGCGCGGAGCGGCGCCTCATGCTGATCGCGGAACGCCGCGCCCAGCCGATCGCGTTCGCCTGCGTCGAACGCCAGCCGGGTTCGACGTGGGGCGCGCTGCTCGACAATCTCCATGCGTTGCCGGCGCATCAACGCACCGGGGCCGGCAGCCTGCTCATGCATGCGGTCGAGGACTGGGCGCGCGAGCACGGCGAAACGCAGCTATGCCTCTACGTGCTCGAGGGCAACGCCGCGGCGATCCGCTTCTACGAACGGCGCGGCTGGCGGCTGTCGGGGGCCGAGCCCGATCGCGTGGGCGGAGCCGATATCACGATGCTGCGATATCTGTATCGACTCGGCGACGTCCCGCGAAATCGCGCAATCGATCGCCCCGCGCTGCCGTTCTGA
- a CDS encoding DUF2968 domain-containing protein, with amino-acid sequence MVLQCDWACASAAAQAEPASSGAIDVQAALLPLAARGASPAASLAAQAAVNGSANSVYATGPVTQGDVAELTRLIQGASLNELRTTYNGGYGASLFFYPRELTYYVALFQDKHFWRVIKLQDDARAEEIYGSFARQTQQLADVEIRRAKLQAQKSYIERMIGLSEDRAKRLQADLNVARDQQAKVSEYQREAQGDALALRDEKDKARAQLRQLQQQIQQLQQQTEAGLPAARE; translated from the coding sequence ATGGTGCTGCAATGCGATTGGGCGTGCGCCTCAGCCGCCGCGCAGGCAGAGCCGGCGAGCTCGGGCGCAATCGACGTGCAGGCCGCGTTGTTGCCGCTCGCGGCGCGCGGCGCGTCACCGGCGGCGTCACTTGCCGCGCAGGCCGCGGTCAATGGCAGTGCGAACTCCGTTTACGCCACCGGTCCCGTCACGCAGGGCGACGTCGCCGAATTGACGCGGCTCATACAAGGCGCGTCGTTGAACGAGTTGCGCACGACCTACAACGGCGGATACGGCGCATCGCTGTTTTTCTATCCGCGCGAGCTGACCTACTACGTCGCATTGTTTCAGGACAAGCATTTCTGGCGCGTGATCAAGCTGCAGGACGACGCGCGTGCCGAGGAAATCTACGGCAGCTTCGCCCGTCAGACGCAGCAACTCGCCGACGTCGAAATCCGTCGCGCGAAGCTGCAGGCACAAAAGTCGTATATCGAACGGATGATCGGCCTGTCCGAAGATCGCGCAAAGCGGCTGCAGGCGGACCTCAATGTTGCACGGGACCAGCAGGCGAAGGTGTCCGAATATCAGCGCGAGGCGCAGGGCGATGCGCTCGCGTTGCGCGACGAGAAGGACAAAGCGCGAGCGCAGTTGCGTCAGCTGCAGCAGCAGATTCAGCAACTGCAGCAACAAACCGAGGCGGGGTTGCCTGCGGCGCGGGAGTGA
- a CDS encoding gamma-glutamyl-gamma-aminobutyrate hydrolase family protein (Members of this family of hydrolases with an active site Cys residue belong to MEROPS family C26.), producing the protein MSENTPDNAGPSGTPSAATAESTSSAAKPRVESGPQAGSKPEATPAASTPPAAKEAAATDSPESASNITPDGAAPAASGSSPTGTPPRAGSDVHREDAQQTAGIYQGRAAANTSSAPSAPSVERAAPMRGQRSAVAGEPAKPAASRPAASPQVGSPVSAPATPDTSAQLAPHPSARDAAAAAAAADAASVQAAAAASSAQIAAEAAAASSVAREAGAPGAPPPGFGAAPDFGAYHPPPPGAIPPNQPAYLKRSDSAWSVFGRVLAARARQIFDRAGQRITQRTLRIGVSARLFHPEPGARGLRGKTLQYLEESIAHWVMSRDVLVFMIPTVGHQGMLHPSNIRLRDYAKNLDGLLLQGGADVSPQSYAEAGMRPEWPGDRVRDMYELELLHEFVESGKPVLGVCRGCQLINVAFGGTLYQDIATDVPTAGVHVNEQYDQHRHAVHFPDGSTLANMFPGRREAIVNSIHHQAVNVLGRDLNIEAVSAEDGIIEAVRYRRAPFVVGVQWHPEFHRAGGAELLDCTPLLDTFLRVARETRF; encoded by the coding sequence ATGAGCGAAAATACGCCAGATAACGCCGGACCCTCCGGTACGCCATCCGCTGCCACTGCTGAATCCACGTCGAGCGCAGCCAAGCCCCGTGTAGAGTCGGGGCCGCAAGCCGGTTCGAAGCCCGAAGCAACTCCGGCAGCGTCCACCCCGCCCGCGGCCAAAGAAGCCGCAGCTACCGATTCCCCCGAAAGCGCATCGAATATCACGCCCGACGGCGCGGCTCCGGCTGCGTCCGGGTCTTCGCCTACGGGCACGCCGCCACGGGCCGGTTCGGATGTGCATCGCGAGGACGCGCAGCAAACGGCGGGGATCTATCAGGGCCGTGCGGCCGCCAATACGTCGAGCGCGCCGAGCGCGCCGAGCGTCGAGCGTGCGGCGCCGATGCGGGGACAACGGTCGGCCGTTGCAGGTGAACCGGCGAAGCCCGCGGCGAGTCGTCCCGCAGCGAGTCCTCAGGTAGGTTCGCCGGTGAGCGCGCCGGCAACTCCCGACACCAGCGCACAACTGGCTCCGCATCCCTCGGCACGCGACGCCGCCGCGGCCGCTGCCGCCGCCGATGCCGCGAGTGTGCAGGCCGCGGCGGCCGCATCGAGTGCCCAGATTGCCGCCGAGGCGGCAGCCGCAAGCAGCGTCGCGCGCGAAGCTGGCGCGCCCGGTGCGCCGCCGCCCGGCTTCGGCGCGGCGCCCGATTTCGGCGCCTATCATCCGCCGCCGCCGGGGGCGATTCCGCCGAACCAGCCTGCGTATCTGAAGCGCAGCGATTCCGCGTGGTCGGTATTCGGCCGCGTACTCGCTGCGCGCGCGCGGCAGATTTTCGATCGCGCGGGCCAGCGCATTACGCAGCGCACGCTGCGTATCGGCGTGTCGGCGCGGCTTTTCCACCCGGAACCGGGCGCGCGAGGGCTGCGCGGCAAGACGCTCCAGTATCTCGAGGAATCGATCGCGCATTGGGTGATGTCGCGCGACGTGCTCGTCTTCATGATCCCGACCGTCGGCCATCAGGGCATGCTTCACCCGAGCAATATCCGTCTGCGCGACTACGCGAAGAATCTCGACGGCCTGCTGCTGCAAGGCGGCGCGGACGTGTCGCCGCAATCGTACGCGGAAGCCGGGATGCGCCCCGAGTGGCCCGGCGACCGCGTGCGCGACATGTACGAGCTCGAGCTGCTGCACGAGTTCGTCGAATCGGGCAAGCCCGTGCTTGGCGTGTGCCGCGGCTGCCAGCTCATTAACGTCGCGTTCGGCGGCACGCTGTACCAGGATATCGCAACCGACGTGCCGACCGCCGGCGTGCACGTGAACGAACAATACGACCAGCACCGGCACGCCGTGCATTTCCCCGACGGCTCGACGCTCGCGAATATGTTCCCCGGCCGGCGCGAAGCGATCGTCAATTCGATTCACCACCAGGCGGTCAACGTGCTGGGACGCGACCTCAATATCGAGGCGGTGTCGGCCGAAGACGGCATCATCGAGGCGGTGCGCTACCGGCGCGCGCCGTTCGTGGTCGGCGTGCAATGGCATCCGGAGTTTCACCGCGCGGGCGGCGCCGAGCTGCTCGATTGCACGCCGCTGCTCGATACGTTTCTGCGCGTCGCACGGGAAACGCGCTTCTGA
- a CDS encoding cation:proton antiporter encodes MHHGIGFIQDLAVVMALAGVVTVLFHRLKQPVVLGYIAAGVIIGPYTPPFQLIHDQQTIQTLGELGVVFLMFSLGLEFSLRKLFRVGATAIVAALSEIVLMLWIGYEIGRAFGWSSMDALFLGAILAISSTTIIVKALSELGLKRERFAQLVFGILIVEDILGIAMLVLLSGIAQTGELSAGVALVTLGKLLLFMTVSLVIGILVVPRALNYVARSKSDEMLLVSVLGFCFAFCLLVVKLDYSIALGAFLIGAIMAESRHLHRIEHLIAPLRDAFSAIFFVTIGLMLNPAVLVDYAWPIAVITVAVIVGKIVSCGLGTFLAGKDGRTAMRVGMTVSQIGEFSFIIASLGLTLKVTSAFLYPIAVAVSALTTLFTPYLIRAADPLSRRVGEAMPKAVANMFGLYGQWLGSLGPTNGEPTLFSLTRRIILQISVNLALVVAIFLGASYGAPFASRLLAGWIPAEAIQRVVLWSAALVISMPFLVAVYRKTKSLALLLAEVSVQPAKAGLLTRALRYAISDLVPVVSMVGVFLLVAALSGTILPPTGLLIVVLVCAALLVTALWRWFVRIHASMQIALRETLDERPDP; translated from the coding sequence ATGCATCATGGTATCGGCTTCATTCAGGATCTGGCGGTCGTGATGGCGTTGGCCGGCGTCGTCACCGTACTGTTCCATCGCCTGAAGCAGCCGGTGGTGCTCGGTTATATCGCAGCCGGCGTGATCATCGGCCCTTATACGCCGCCGTTTCAGCTGATTCACGATCAGCAGACCATTCAGACGCTCGGGGAACTCGGTGTCGTCTTCCTGATGTTTTCGCTCGGCCTCGAGTTCAGCCTGCGCAAGCTGTTTCGCGTCGGCGCGACGGCGATCGTCGCCGCGCTCTCCGAAATCGTGCTGATGCTGTGGATCGGCTACGAGATCGGCCGCGCCTTCGGCTGGTCGTCGATGGATGCGCTTTTTCTCGGCGCGATCCTCGCGATCTCGTCGACCACGATCATCGTGAAGGCACTCTCCGAACTCGGCCTCAAGCGCGAGCGCTTCGCGCAGCTCGTGTTCGGCATTCTGATCGTCGAAGACATCCTCGGCATCGCGATGCTCGTGCTGCTGTCGGGCATCGCGCAGACCGGCGAGCTGTCGGCCGGCGTCGCGCTCGTCACGCTCGGCAAGCTGCTGCTGTTCATGACGGTGTCGCTCGTGATCGGCATTCTCGTCGTACCGCGCGCGCTCAATTACGTGGCGCGCTCGAAGAGCGACGAGATGCTGCTGGTGTCGGTGCTCGGCTTCTGTTTCGCGTTCTGTCTGCTCGTCGTCAAGCTCGACTACAGCATCGCGCTCGGCGCGTTTCTGATCGGCGCGATCATGGCCGAGTCGCGCCATCTGCATCGCATCGAACATCTGATCGCACCATTGCGCGACGCATTTTCCGCGATCTTCTTCGTCACGATCGGCCTGATGCTGAACCCGGCCGTGCTGGTCGACTACGCATGGCCGATCGCGGTGATCACGGTCGCGGTGATCGTCGGCAAGATCGTGTCGTGCGGGCTCGGCACCTTTCTCGCGGGCAAGGACGGGCGCACGGCGATGCGCGTCGGCATGACGGTGTCGCAGATCGGCGAATTCTCGTTCATCATCGCGTCGCTTGGGCTCACGCTCAAGGTGACGAGCGCGTTTCTGTATCCGATCGCGGTGGCCGTGTCGGCGCTGACGACGCTCTTCACGCCCTATCTGATCCGCGCCGCCGATCCGTTGTCGCGGCGCGTCGGCGAGGCGATGCCGAAGGCGGTCGCGAACATGTTCGGACTGTATGGTCAGTGGCTCGGCAGCCTCGGGCCGACGAACGGCGAACCCACTCTCTTCAGTCTGACGCGGCGGATCATCTTGCAGATCTCGGTCAATCTGGCGCTCGTCGTGGCGATCTTTCTCGGCGCTTCGTATGGCGCGCCGTTCGCGAGCAGACTGCTGGCGGGCTGGATTCCGGCTGAAGCGATCCAGCGCGTCGTGCTGTGGAGCGCGGCGCTCGTGATATCGATGCCGTTTCTCGTCGCGGTCTACCGCAAGACGAAGTCGCTCGCGCTATTGCTGGCCGAAGTCAGCGTGCAGCCGGCGAAGGCTGGCCTTCTGACGCGCGCGCTGCGCTATGCGATTTCGGATCTCGTGCCGGTGGTGTCGATGGTCGGGGTATTCCTGCTCGTTGCCGCGCTGTCGGGCACGATCCTGCCGCCCACGGGGTTGCTGATCGTCGTGCTCGTCTGCGCTGCGCTGCTCGTCACGGCGCTTTGGCGCTGGTTCGTGCGCATTCATGCATCGATGCAGATCGCGTTGCGCGAGACGCTCGACGAGCGGCCCGATCCATGA